TTATGAGGAACTTTTATATAGTCTTCTTTGAAATTCCAGTAATCAAGAAGGGAATAATAGAAATTTTTAACCCAATCTAACACTATAGATGAACTTAGAACCTTAATTTTAGGTTTTATATCGAAACTAAATTTAAATTGCAATTTTATTAATTCTCCTCCTTCATTCCAAGTAAGATGGAACTCAAAAGGAAATACATTAAAAATTGCCTCTTGAATTTTCATATAAATAATTATAATAGTCAGTATGAAAAAGGTTAAGATTGGAGAATGCGTTTTAGAGCTTGTTCAAGGAGATATCACTGAACAAGATACAGAAGCTATCGTAAATGCAGCTAATGAAAGGCTTATTCCTGGAGGTGGTGTTGACGGAGCAATTCATAAGAAAGGAGGTCCTTCAATCTTAGAGGAGCTTAGAGCAAAATATACTCATTGCCCTACAGGACAAGCTGTTATAACAGGTGCAGGAAATCTTAAAGCTAAATATATTATTCATGCAGTTGGTCCTATTTATAAAGATGGAAAAAGTGGAGAACCAGAATTATTAGCCAGTGCTTATAAAAACTCGCTTTTAAAAGCTTTAGAATATAATGTAGATTCTATCTCTTTTCCAGCTTTAAGTACTGGTGCTTATGGTTATCCTCTTAAAGATGCTGCTCAAATTGCTCTAAAAACTGTTATAGAATTTTTGAAAGAAAATAAAAAACCAAAACTTGTTCGTTTTGTCCTTTGGGGAGAAGAAAGTTATAAAACCTTTGAAGAAGTCTTAAATACTCTTCTATAAATTTAGCTTTTTGTCCCCTTTTTTGGCAAAGGAATATATTCCACTGTAGGTGTTCCTCTTACTGGTTGAGGGAAAAGTTTCATAAGCTGATATATTTCAACAGGCATTTCATTACTTACTGGTAATCCCAGTTTTTTTGCTTCTTCATAGGTAATTGGATAATCATGAGTAAAATAACCTTGAGATAAAATTTCAGCAATTTCCTCTATTTTTTCTGGTGGATATCTCTCATCAAGAATTATTTTTAAATTTTCTTTCATTTGTTTTAAAGCCATTTCAGCAATATCAGCTAAAATAAGAGTGCTATCATCAATATGTTCTGGTGGTTTTCTTTTAACTGCTCTCAAAATGGAGGCAGCAGGATATTCTCTTATTTGTGGATCAACTGGTCCAAGAACTGCATGCTCACCCATAACAATTTCATCGCAAGCAAGGGCAATTAAAGTCCCTCCACTCATGGCATAATGTGGAACAAAAGCAGTAACTTTAGCTGGATGTTTTTTAATTGCAAGGGCTATTTGAAGAGCTGCAAGAACAAGCCCTCCTGGTGTATGAAGAATTATATCTATAGGCACATCCTTATCAGTAAGACGAATTGCTCTTATTACTTCTTCTGAATCATCAATATCAATATATCTCATAATAGGAAATCCCAATAAACTCATAGTTTCCTGACGATGAACCAATAAT
The window above is part of the Thermodesulfobacterium geofontis OPF15 genome. Proteins encoded here:
- a CDS encoding macro domain-containing protein — translated: MKKVKIGECVLELVQGDITEQDTEAIVNAANERLIPGGGVDGAIHKKGGPSILEELRAKYTHCPTGQAVITGAGNLKAKYIIHAVGPIYKDGKSGEPELLASAYKNSLLKALEYNVDSISFPALSTGAYGYPLKDAAQIALKTVIEFLKENKKPKLVRFVLWGEESYKTFEEVLNTLL
- a CDS encoding SDH family Clp fold serine proteinase — protein: MGFGDLFWIIFIAIAMQPFLRQKFLEIARQKAIEAIERKRGSRVILLVHRQETMSLLGFPIMRYIDIDDSEEVIRAIRLTDKDVPIDIILHTPGGLVLAALQIALAIKKHPAKVTAFVPHYAMSGGTLIALACDEIVMGEHAVLGPVDPQIREYPAASILRAVKRKPPEHIDDSTLILADIAEMALKQMKENLKIILDERYPPEKIEEIAEILSQGYFTHDYPITYEEAKKLGLPVSNEMPVEIYQLMKLFPQPVRGTPTVEYIPLPKKGTKS